The DNA window ttacatcgcgagtcccatccttgaccctcttacatcgcgagtccattCCTCGACCCTCTTTCATCGCGAGTCCCatcctcgaccctcttacatcaCGAGTCCCATCCTCAACTTTCTTACATTGCGAGTCCCatcctcgaccctcttacatcgcgagtcccatcCTCGACCttcttacatcgcgagtcccatcctcgaccctcttacatcgcgagtcccattctcgaccctcttacatcgcgagtcccattctcgaccctcttacatcgcgagtccattcctcgaccctcttacatcgcgagtcccattctcgaccctcttacatcgcgagtcccattctcgaccctcttacatcgcgagtccattCCTCGACCCTCTACATCGCGAGTCCCAttcctcgaccctcttacatcgcgagtccattcctcgaccctcttacatcgcgagtcccattctcgaccctcttacatcgcgagtccattcctcgaccctcttacatcgcgagtcccattctcgaccctcttacatcgcgagtcccattctcgaccctcttacatcgcgagtccattcctcgaccctcttacatcgcgagtccattcctcgaccctcttacatcgcgagtccattcctcgaccctcttacatcgcgagtccattcctcgaccctcttacatcgcgagtcccattcctcgaccctcttacatcgcgagtcccattctcgaccctcttacatcgcaagtcccattctcgaccctcttacatcgcgagtccattcctcgacccctcttacatcgcgagtcccattctcgaccctcttacatcgcgagtccattcctcgaccctcttacatcgcgagtcccattctcgaccctcttacatcgcgagtccattCCTCGATCCTCTTACATCGCGACTCCCatcctcgaccctcttacatcgcgagtccattCCTCGATCCTCTTACATCGCGACTCCCatcctcgaccctcttacatcgcgagttCATTCCTCGAtcctcttacatcgcgagtcccatcCTCGACCCTCCTACATCGCGAGTCCCatcctcgaccctcttacatcgcgagtcccattctcgaccctcttacatcgcgagtcccatcctcgaccctcttacatcgcgagtcccattctcgaccctcttacatcgcgagtccattcctcgaccctcttacatcgcgagtcccattctcgaccctcttacatcgcgagtcccattctcgaccctcttacatcgcgagtcccattctcgaccctcttacatcgcgagtccattcctcgaccctcttacatcgcgagtcccattctcgaccctcttacatcgcgagtcccattctcgaccctcttacatcgcaagtcccattctcgaccctcttacatcgcgagtccattcctcgaccctcttacatcgcgagtcccattctcgaccctcttacatcgcgagtccattcctcgaccctcttacatcgcgaatcccattctcgaccctcttacatcgcgagtccattCTCGACCCTCCTTACATCGCGAGTCCAttcctcgaccctcttacatcgcgagtccattctcgaccctcttacatcgcgagtccattcctcgaccctcttacatcgcgagtcccattCTCGACCCTCTTACGTCGCGAGTCCATTCCTtgaccctcttacatcgcgagtccattccttgaccctcttacatcgcgagtcccatcCTCGACACTCTTACATCACGAGTCCCATCCTCAACTTTCTTACATTGCGAGTCCCatcctcgaccctcttacatcgcgagtcccatcctcaaccttcttacatcgcgagtcccatccttgaccctcttacatcgcgagtccattcctcgaccctcttacatcgcgagtcccatcctcgaccctcttacatcaCGAGTCCCATCCTCAACTTTCTTACATTGCGAGTCCCatcctcgaccctcttacatcgcgagtccccatcctcaaccttcttacatcgcgagtcccatcctcgaccctcttacatcgcgagtccattCCTCGACCCCTCTTACATTGCGAGTCCCatcctcgaccctcttacatcaCGAGTCCCATCCTCAACTTTCTTACATTGCGAGTCCCATCCTCaaccctcttacatcgcgagtcccatcctcgaccctcttacatcgcgagtcccatcCTCGACCTTCTTACATCACGAGTCCCATCCTCAACTTTCTTACATTGCGAGTCCCatcctcgaccctcttacatcgcgagtcccatcctcaaccttcttacatcgcgagtcccatcctcgaccctcttacatcgcgagtccattcctcgaccctcttacatcgcgagtcccatcCTCGACCCTCTTCCATCACGATGTCCCATTCTCAACCCTTTAACATCACCAGTCCCATTCTCGACCCTCTTACCATCGCGAGTCCCATCCTCGacctcttacatcgcgagtcccctccctcgaccctcttacatcgcgagtccattcctcgaccctcttacatcgcgagtcccatcctcaacccttcttacatcgcgagtcccatcctcgaccctcttacatcgcgagtcccatcctcgaccctcttacatcgcgagtcccatcctcgaccctcttacatcgcgagtccattcctcgaccctcttacatcgcgagtcccatcctcaaccttcttacatcgcgagtcccatcctcgaccctcttacatcgcgagtccattcctcgaccctcttacatcgcgagtcccatcctcaaccttcttacatcgcgagtcccatcctcgaccctcttacatcgcgagtcccatcctcgaccctcttacatcgcgagtcccctcctcgaccctcttacatcacgagtcccattctcgaccctcttacatcgcgagtcccatcctcgaccctcttacatcaCGAGTCCCATCCTCAACTTTCTTACATTGCGAGTCCCatcctcgaccctcttacatcgcgagtcccatcctcaaccttcttacatcgcgagtcccatcctcgaccctcttacatcgcgagtccattcctcgacctcttacatcgcgagtcccatcCTCGACCCTCTTCCATCACGATGTCCCATTCTCAACCCTTTAACATCACCAGTCCCAttctcgaccctcttacatcgcgagtcccatcctcgaccctcttacatcgcgagtcccctcctcgaccctcttacatcaCGAGTCCCATTCTCGACCCTCTTCCATCACGAGTCCCATTCACCAACCCTTTAACATCACCAGTCCCATTCTCGAGCCTTTTACATTGTGAGTCCCATTCTCGATCCTCTTATACCGCGAGTCCCatcctcgaccctcttacatcgcgagtccattcctcgaccctcttacatcgcgagtcccattTTCGACCCTCCTACATCGCGAGTCCCATTCTCGAtcctcttacatcgcgagtcccattctcgaccctcttacatcgcgagttCATTCCTCGAtcctcttacatcgcgagtcccatcctcgaccctcttacatcgcgagtccattcctcgaccctcttacatcgcgagtcccattCTCGACCCTCCTACATCGCGAGTCCCATTTTCGACCCTCTTACATCTCGAGTCCCATCCTCGACCCTCCTACATCGCGAGTCCatcctcgaccctcttacatcgcgagtcccattCTCGActct is part of the Palaemon carinicauda isolate YSFRI2023 chromosome 15, ASM3689809v2, whole genome shotgun sequence genome and encodes:
- the LOC137654803 gene encoding mucin-3B-like, producing MKELNVGYWDNGVRAEDDPFWGREDQRRDLKLKHVFDYIIHSSTLLHRESHSRPSYIASPFLDPLTSRIPFSTLLHRESIPRSSLHRDSHPRPLLHRESHSRPSYIASPILDPPTSRVPSSTLLHRESHSRPSYIASPILDPPTSRVPSSTLLHRESIPRPSYISHSRPSYVASPFLDPLTSRVHSLTLLHRESHPRPSYITSPSSTFLHCESHPRPSYIASPILNLLTSRVPSLTLLHRESIPRPSFIASPILDPLTSRVPSSTFLHCESHPRPSYIASPILDLLTSRVPSSTLLHRESHSRPSYISIPRPSYIASPILDPLTSRVHSSILLHRDSHPRPSYIASPFLDPLTSRLPSSTLLHREFIPRSSYIASPILDPPTSRVPSSTLLHRESHSRPSYISHPRPSYIASPILNLLTSRVPSLTLLHRESIPRPSYIASPILDPLTSRVPSSTFLHCESHPRPSYIASPHPQPSYIASPILDPLTSRVHSSTPLTLRVPSSTLLHHESHPQLSYIASPILNPLTSRVPSSTLLHRESHPRPSYITSPILNFLTLRVPSSTLLHRESHPQPSYIASPILDPLTSRVHSSTLLHRESHPRPSSITMSHSQPFNITSPILDPLTIASPILDLLHRESPPSTLLHLPSSTLLHHESHPQLSYIASPILDPLTSRVPSSTFLHRESHPRPSYIASPFLDLLHRESHPRPSSITMSHSQPFNITSPILDPLTSRVPSSTLLHRESPPRPSYITSPILDPLPSRVPFTNPLTSPVPFSSLLHCESHSRSSYTASPILDPLTSRVHSSTLLHRESHFRPSYIASPILDPLTSRVPFSTLLHREFIPRSSYIASPILDPLTSRVHSSTLLHRESHSRPSYIASPIFDPLTSRVPSSTLLHRESILDPLTSRVPFSTLLHRESIPRPSYIASPIFDPLTSRVPSLTLFHHESHTQPFNITSPILDPLTSRVPSSTLLHRESHPRPSSITSPILNPLTSPVPFSSLLHLPFSTLLHRESHSQAFYITSPLLDALTSRVPSLTLFIASPILDPLTSRVTFSTLLHRESHSRPSYIASPILDPLTSAFYIASPIIAALPSRVPFSALLHRESQSPPSYIVSPILKPYYITIPIFQPLT